From Acidobacteriota bacterium:
CCGCCGTCGGAGGGCTTCCCGCGCGCACGCGACGCCGCCCTGGAGGCGTTGCGGCTGGACGAGAGCTCGGCTCGCGCCCATCTCGCGCTGGCGGCGATCAAGATGTACCACGACTGGGACTGGGAAGGCGCCGAACGCGAGTTTCAACGCGCGATCGAGCTCAACCCCAACCTCGTCGAGGCCCACGGCCACTACGCCTGGTTCCTCCACCTCTTCGATCGCAACGAGGAGGCCAGGGTGGAGGCCAGGACGGCCCAGCAGCTCGACCCGTTGGCACCCTTTTGGACGTCGATGGTGGCCTGGCTCCACCTCAACCTCGACGAGCTCGAGATGGCGAAACTGGAGGCCGAAAAAGCGCTCGAGATGGACCCGGACCAGCCCGACGCGCTGTTCGTTTTAGCAATGGTGCATGCGGCGCAGGGCGCCGTCGACGAGTCCATAACCGTCGGCCGCAGGCTTGCCGCCATCAACCCCGACTGGCGATTCGGCCTCGCATGGGCGTACGCGATCGCCGGGCGCCGACAGGAAGCGCTCGAGATGGCGGCCGACATGGAGCGCGAGAATTATCCGAAATTCGGCCTCTTCATCTACCACGTTCACGTCCTGCTCGGAAACCAAGACGAGGCGCTGCGTGCAATGGAAGCGGCATTCGAGTACCGGCATATATTTATCCCATGGTCCATTCGGGAATTCCCTTGGAAAGACGATCCTCGGTGGCAGGAGATGAAGAGCCGCCTCCACTTCCCGGAAGGCTGATTCCAACCACACGGGTGCCGCATACCGAATTGATGAATTGAACCGTGGGTTCCGTGTGCAAGGATTCGCCGTTGATGCCCTCAGGTCCCTCCATCCACCGGTGTCAAACCACGATCCCCGGGGCTGCATTGTCTTGCGGTGGTGCGCTACTTGCGGCGGACCCGTTTCCTGGCCTTCTTGACGACCGCTAAGATTTCTCCGAGTCGAAACGGCTTGGTGATGAAATCATAGGCACCCTTGACGAGGGCTTCCCGAGCGCTCTCCAGGGTCCCGTAGCCAGTAATGACGATGACCTCCGAAGCGGGGCACTTCTCTTTGACACGCTCGAGGAAGCCCATGCCGTCGACCCCTTCCATCTTGAGGTCGGTGATGAAGATGTCGAAGCATGTCTGCTCGAGACGGGCCAATGCACTGGCGCTGTCGGTGAACACCTCGACGACGTAGCCGTCGTCTTCAAGCTCCGGTTTCAAACGATCTCCTACGATGGGCTCGTCGTCCAGGACGCAAACGGTTGTCTCTCTCATCTTGAGAACCTCTCTGCCATCTATTCTGGCACGTCCGGCCTGTGGTCGGCCAAGTTGTGAAACCGCTCCGTGAAGTATGCGACATCCTGGTCGCTTTTCAGAAGCACGTCCAGCTGGCGCGTGAACGCGACCAGTCGTCCCATCAGGTGGAGGCCTTCGATGAACTGAGCCTCGGTCAGGTCGATTGCACGTGCAACCACCAGGTCCCCGTTGACAGTCACCTTGAAGCCGGCACGTTCGAGAATTTCCTCCAACATTCGCGCTCGTCGCGATCGACGGATGATGTCGGTGACGCCTCCAACGAAACGAAAAGAGATGAAGTTGCGCTCAGGTCGGGGTCCGGCGCCCGCCTCGATGACGGTGAGGTGATAGCCCAGCGGCAGACTGAGATTGACGTAGTCGCGGGCAAGGATCGCCAGGTTGACGCCGGGCAGCGTGTCACCCAGCACGTCGGTGCTGCGGGTGCGTGTCACACTCGACATGAGGCCCTGGAAGTCGACCGGAACCGGGTCCATGCTCCACGCATTGGGTGAGGTCATCCCCCGCCAGATGGCGCGCATCGGGACCGATGTGATCTGGTCGGGTTCGACGTGGGTCTGAGCTTTGGCTTCGTCGGCGACCCCGCCACCGAGGTCGATCAGAATCAGGTCGAGCGGTAGAGACGCGCGGAGTCTCTTGCCTCCACGCCGCAGGAAGGCGCGTGGATCCTGTCCGATCTGGGCCAGGGCCCGAAATGCCTCCTCGTGCATCAGTCGCATGACGTCGTGAAGCGTGCGGCATCCCGCCGGATTGAAGTTGGGCGCTTCCGGATCCGTCAGTGAAAGGGGGGCGATCTTTCTCAGGATCCGGCGCAGAAGCCGGAATTCGGAGGTGATCTCGAAGGTCGGCTTTTCCAGCAGCTGGTGGTGGAGCAGCCGCTCGACCCGGCCGTCATAGATAATGTTGCGCTCGGCGTCCACCGTCACTACCTGGCCCGGCGTGAGCTGCTCGGTGGCCGAGCCGGTGCCGACGATCGTGGGAACTCTGAATTCGCGTGCAACAGTGGCCAGGTGACCGGTGGCGGTCCCGATGTCCGTCACGATGGCGGAGGCGTTCGGTACGGCCTTGGCCAGCGCGGGTGTTGCGGTGCGGGACACCAGGACCGCACCAACGGGGAACCCGCCGAGGTCGCTCTCGTCGCGCGGGATCCACACCGGACCTGCGCCGATGCCTCGGTAGGCGATGGTCCCGCTGTCGCGCATCACGACCCGGTGCGCACGTGCGATCTCTGACGCATCCGGCCGCGGCACGGTTTCGGTCGTCACCACGTTCATCGGGCGGGCCTGGAGAACCCACAGTTGTCCCGTGAGGTCGATGCTCCATTCCACGTCGAGCGGACGCTTGGCGTATCGCTCGAGGATGAGGCCCGTCTCGACGATTCGAGCGACCTCCCTTGATGATAAGCACGGCGTCTTTTGCAGGCCCGTTGGCACCTCCCGGGGAGGGCCTGGTTCCCCTGGCGCCTGCATCAAGAGCTTCTCGTGGATGTCCTGCTCGATAACCCGGTGAGGTGGCCTGCGCGACGCCCGATAGGTGTCGGCCGCCGCGTCGCCTCCGACCACTGATGTGCCCAGGCCCCAGGTTGCGCTCAGAATGGCTTCCGCCCGCTCCGGCAGGTTCGGATCGAGCGTGTACAGCACTCCTGCCACACGACTCGCCACCATCGATTGATACAGCACCGGCATCGCCATCTCCAGCGAGAACGAGTCGGTCCTCAGCCGGTACTCGAGGCTGGCCTCGTTGTAGAGGCTCGCCAGGACCTTTTTGTATGCCGACAGCAGCTCGTTCTGCCGGACGTCCAGGAACGTGTCGTGGAGACCCGCGAAGCTGAGCTCTCCGTCCTCTCCCAGAGCGCTGGAGCGGACCGAGAAGAGTGACTCCCTGGTGTCCGCGCGACTCAAGGACTCGGCCGCGCTCAACACCTCCCGGCGGACGTTTGGAGGAACCTCTGCCCCGAGAATCGACAGCCGCAGGGCTCGGGAGGCCGACTCGACCGACCGTTCGCCCGCGGCGCAGGCGGTGAGGATGGTGTTGATCGGGTCGAAAAGATCGTTGAACGCGAGATAGTCCCGAAAGCACGCGACCGCCGCCACGAACCCCGGAGCGACATTGATGCGCGGCAGAGACGTGATCCTTGCCAGGTTGGCGGCCTTGTTGCCGACCACATCCTCCAATCCCTCTTCGATTTCCGACAGGGAGTAGAGCCTCCGGCCATCGTGGCTGGAGGGTTTGCCGGCAAGGTCAGCTTCCAACCGACCGACGAGCTTCTCGATGACGGCGTACAGATCCGGATACCGGTTGTCAGTGATGAGGTTGATCGTGTAGGCGCTGCTCCGCACGAGTTCCTGCAGCTTGTCGATGCTTTCTCTCAGGTACCGCTGGTCGAAGACGAATTCGCCACCAAGCTTGCCGTCCATGTCGGCAATGATCTCCATGGCGGCGTTGTTGTTGTTGAGCACCTGCCGAAATCCCTTGAACAGGTCGGCCAGGGGCGCCTGCTTGCCCTCTCTGCGGAGGAAGAGCCTCCTCAGAGCAGCGAGAGAGCGTCGGAGTTCCACCTAGTGTGTCCCGGTCCGCCTGAAGAAGACGCCCATGACCCCGCCGACCGCCAGTGCGATCACGACGCAGAAAATCCCGTACACCAGTCCGTGTTCGAAGGCAAAATCATGAATCGCCTTGATGACGCCCGCCTCGGCAACCTGAAAATCACGCGTTGTAACGCCGATGCTGCCGTCAGTGGAAAGGCCGGTGGCAACGATCTCGTACGCACCGGGCGCAGTCGATGAGGGCAGCAGAAATTCGGCGCGGAAGCTCCTCCTCCCCCCGTTAGGCGAGCCGTAGGTGACTGCTCCGCGGCACTCGTCATACAGGTCCTCAGAGCGTTTCAGCTTCAAGAACTGCTCGAAGATCATCTCCTTGTCGAGGTTTTCCGGTCGGACCGTGAACTTGTTCTCGACGTGCTTGAGGCCGATGCCCAGACCAACAAGCTCTTCCCCCGGACGGACGTCATCGGACGTCAACAGTAAATACAGATGTGGGGCATGCCCGAGCTCGACGCGTTCGACGTTCATCCACAGAGGCCCGACCTTGCCTTTGAGGTGGAAATCGCCCGCTTCCTCCGGACCGAAGACCTCCACCGCAACGTCGACCGATTCGCCGGCCGAGCCGGACAGCGTGACGGTACGGCCGGCGAAGAAGGCGCCGATGCGAAGCTCCTGTGGCGCGATCTCGAACTCGAGGGGTTCCGGACCTGCCGAAACTGAAGCGGGAAGAGCGACCAGCACGAAGCTGACAAGGAGCCGTGTCGCTGTTCTGCTGGTCATGGCTCAGTCTCCTCCGTAGGGGCTCAGCAGCACGTGAGGATGGAGCAGGAGGCCAACAAGCATCTTGAGCATTACCAGCAGCACAAGGGAGGCAAGGAATATCTTCAGCTGGTCGGCTTTGAGCCGTTTGCTGAGCCTGGCGCCAATCTGAGCTCCAACGGTCGAGCCCAACAGAAGCAACAGGGCCAGGACAAAATCAACCGTTCGATTGCTGTGCGCCTGCATGACCGTCACGGTGGCGCAGGTGAAGAGGATCTGGAACAGGCTCGTGCCGACGACGACATGCATCGGCATCCGCAGGAGATAGACCATCACAGGTACCATAATGAACCCGCCACCGACGCCCATGATCGCTGCCAGGACTCCGACAAATGCCCCGAGAAAGAGGGGAACGAGAGGTGAAAGGACAATACCCGAACGCTCGAAGGTCGTCTTGAACGGGAGAGTGCGGACCAGCCGCGCGTAGACGCTCCCCTTGGACCCGGACGGAGCCGCACTCTCTTTCCCGGCCGACCTCAGTCCCTGGAGGCTCTCGAGAAACATGTAACTGCCGACCGTACCGAGCATCACGACGTAGGTGATCTGGATCAGGAAGTCGGCGTGCCCGAGCTGCCGAAGGACCTTGATGATCTGCACGCCGCCGAATCCGCCGACAACGCCGCCGATCAGGAGATACAGGCCCATTCTGAAGTCGACATTGCCGAGACGATAGTGTGCGAGAGTTCCGGAAGCTGATGCCGCAACGATTTGGTTGGAGTCCGAAGCCGCAGCCACCGTCGGCGGAATACCGATCATGATCAGCAGAGGAGTCATGAGGAAACCTCCGCCCACCCCGAACAGACCCGACAGCAAACCGACGACAAACCCCAGTCCGACGATTACGGGCAGGAGCACACTGTGCTGAGCTATCGGCAGGTAGATGTGCCAAGACATGAGCAGCCCTTTCCTTGAGATATTTCGATCCAGATCGCGGCCCGTGCGCTCGATCCGCACGACTCGTGGCCCAAGCGGGCCTCGTCCCCGCGAGCCCCTCCGTCCGCCGACCGCGGACGGGCCGCGTTACCGGAAGCCATCGACGACAGAAGGCCGGTTGTCGGGCTCATGCCTCTGGTCCGGGGTCGATTTCCCCGACGGCCGGAAGAACGATGGTGAACGTGGTCCCTTCGCCGGTCCGGCTTTTGACCGAGATCCGGCCACCGTGCTTTTTGATGATGCCGAAGCTCACCGACAGCCCGAGCCCGGTTCCCTTGCCGACCTCCTTGGTTGTGAAGAATGGGTCGAAGATACGCGACAGATCTTCTTCCGGAATGCCGATGCCGGTATCTTCGAACTCGATGAGGATCCGATCCTCGGTCTCCCTTCGGCCGCGCACGGTCAGGTCTCCCCCATCCTCCATCGCGTGCACCGCGTTGGTGATCAGGTTCAAGAACACTTGCTGGAGCCCCTGCCGACTGCCGACGATATGGGGGAGGTCGTCCGCGATCTCGTCGTGAAGAGAAACCCGGGAAAGTGCCAGGTGATTTTCGGAGATCTGGAGCGACTCCCGCAACAGCGCAGCGATATCAAGCTCCTCGTGACCCACCGAATGAGCACGCGAAAACTCGAGCAGATTCTTGACGATTTCGCTCGCCCTCAGAGCCTGATCGAGGACATCGCGCATCATTGCCGCACAGTGGTCCGTCGTCAACCCCTGCCGGCGATTGACGACGTCGGCGGTCAGGACGATGTTGTTGATCGGATTGTTGAGCTCGTGCGCCACGCCGGAGACGAGCGTACCGAGGGACGCGATCTTTCGCGAGTGGATGATCTGCTCCTCTCGCGCCTCGAGCTCTTGCGCCATGCGGTTGAAGGCTTCGACCAGGTAGTCAACCCTGGTCTTCGACGTGCCGTAGGGGATCGGGCTGTAGTCGCCACGCGCCACCTTTTCTGTGGCCTCCTGGATCATCGCCAGGGGTCGAACGACCTTGAGAATCGTCATTCGCGCCAACGCCATGAAGAGGAGGATCATCGCCCCCATGGTGATGACCGGCCAGCGCAGCGCGTTGCTCGCCGCCACCGCGACCTGCCGCCGTTGACTCCGCATCAGCTGCTCGGTTTCCTCGACGATTTGTTGGCCGGTGTTGCGGAGATCTTTCAGCGTCCGGTCGTCAAGCTTCGTCGCGGGATTGAACCGCAATAGCTCTGCCAGAGAACTGTAATCGTCCAAACCCTTTCGAATCGTCTCGATCTGTTCCGCCGCGACCGCATCCCTTATCTGGTCGGGGGCTTCCGAGACCAGCGTCTTGGCCCGTTGCAGGTGTGCGTGGATCGAGTCGACGCTGTCGCTGTCGTGATAGAGGAGGAAGTTCTTCTCGTACCGTCTGATCTCGAGCACGTTTTCGTACAGCTCTTCGATCATCTCGAGGTCGAGCAGGTGATGGTTGAAGTTGGTGATCTCGAAATAGACAACGGTGATGTTGACGATGAAAATGAAAATTCCGAGGAAGATGAACAGATTGAAACGGCTCTGAAGAGTCATACGCCCCCCCCACCAATGTGGAGGTCGTACGCACGCTGCTCCATTCGACAATCAGAGGCGGATCCCACGGACGCGCATGTCAGCGTCGACACGTCCGCACCCTCGCTCCAACGGATGAAGCTCGACGCCAGCCGGCGCGCATGCGGTCGCCAAGGAATACCCGCCCTGGATCGCTTCTTCGCATCTCCATTCCCGCCTCACACAGCGCTCCGATCAGCATGATCTGCGACTCGACGCACCCCGCCGCTTCAAGCGAGGATAGCACGGTGCAGGAGTCAAACCCCAAGCGGTTCGAACTTGAGACTCGGGACAACTCGCATGGTCAATTCATGAGCCCAGGCAGTACCATGCACATGCCCTTTCGTGGGTGCCGTGGTGATCCAATGCACGGCGAATGCACCTGTGAATGTGTCAATTCGACGAGCGCCACCGTATGCTTCAGTCAACCGAATCCGAGACTGTCGGATAGACACGAGCCCTAGCAAGGAGGTCAGGATGGCACCGCTCCGAAAACACGACATGCTCGCAAGAGCAGCGACGACAGATGAAATCAAAATGGTGTGGGAAGATCGCTGGCACGGAATCGTCGTCTCCCTGAATACCGTCTACTCACCTTCGGATGTCGAGGGCATCTGTCTCGTCGACCAGCTCGATGATCTGGTCGGGTTGGTGACGTATCACGTAGATGGGCCGGCAGGCCAGATCGTGACCCTCGATACAATCGTCCGTGGCCGCGGGTTTGGCCGACGGCTTCTCGAGGTCGCAGAGAACAAATTCCACACCCTCGGCCTCGGCCGAGCCTGGGCGTTGATGACCAACGACAATCTGCGCGCGGCTGGGCTGTATCTCTCGAGGGGCTATCGATTGGTACGGGTACACCTGGATGCGGTCGACCGGGTGCGCGAGCACAAGCCCAAACTGCCCGATAAGGGATACGAAGGCATTCCCATCCGTGATTTGTGGGAGTTCGAGAAGCTGGGGCCTCTCGGGATACCAGCTCCCTGAGATCCGTCGGTGCGACCTGTTGCAGGTTCGAGGAGTTGACAACCGTCGATTGACTTCATAGAATCCCAAGATTAATGCATATTTATGCATGAATTTTGGGATGACATCGTGAACAAGCAAGCTCGACTCGACACCATCATCGACATCCTCAGTAGCCACCCGGTGGACGGCCAACAGAAGTTGCAGACATTGCTCGAAGGCCGCGGATTTGCGGTCTCGCAGTCGAGCCTTTCAAGGGATCTGAAGCAGCTCGGTGTGCAACGCCAGCGAACCACCGACGGGCTCTTTGCCTACGTCGTGCCGGTGGACAAGCCACCAGCTACATCGGAGGAGGCATTTCGACTGAGGTTCCGCACCTCGGTCACAGGAGTTCGCCGGGTGGAGTTCCTGGTCCTGATTTTCACACCGCCGGGCGAGGCCCAGCTGGTCGGGCGATTGCTGGACTCGGCTTCCCTCCCCGGTCTGGCGGGTACCCTCGCCGGAGATGACACGGTCATTTGCGTCGCCGCAAGCGCTTCCGAGGCTCGAAGCCTCGAGTCCCGCTTCACGAAGATGCTCGGCTGAGTTTCCAGCCACGGGATCCGCCATTTCGACCAACCCCGGCCCTGCGGTACGCATATCAGGTGGTCCGGCCATCACCATGTCGCCGCCCGGCCTTCTCGTTTGAAACAGAGGAGCTTTCATGAGCCCGTACAGCCATAACCTCAGCGTCGTCAAATCCGGCACCGGCACGCAACCCAGTCACAGCCTGCTCTCGGCGTTGGCCGCCGACCATTCGGTCCATCCCGAGCGGCTCAACGCGACCCTTGCCAGAATCGGCGAGGTGCTCGAAATCGTCAACGGCGGCGAGGCCTCGACTGCAGAGCTTTTCCACCGGTGCCGGGAGGCTGCCGGTCACGAACACGGCCTCAACCAACCCATGTCTCCGGAGTCCGCGCTCACCGTTGGAGCGGTGTTGACGACCGGACTCGATTCAGGCCAGCTCGAGTACCTCACCGAGCTGCTCTGGCAGAGCGAGCTCTCCACGGACGAGGTGATCGATCTGCACAAGCGCTTCAAGATCCCGGTCTCCCACCTCGAGGACGATTTGCTGCCGGTGAAGGGCGACGGTGCGCTGATCACCGACTCGAAAGGCGCGGTCTACATCGACCTCGATTCCAACTACAGCGCCACCAACCTCGGCAACGCGAACTCCGAGATCGCGCTCGGTCTGTACAACCAGGCGAGCCTGCTCGTGTCCCAGAAGGAGGACCGCATCCAGGTGGCGAGGGCCCGCTTCCTCAAAGAGTTCCAGGGCATGCTGCCCGCCGGTCTCGAATGCTTCTACTGGCAGAACTCCGGCGGCGAAGCGGTCGACAAATCGCTCAAGATCGCCAAGGCCTTCACCGGCAACACCGGCGTGATCGCCTTCGAAGGGGGATTTCACGGTCGAACCCACGGCGCGGTGGCGGTGACCCACAACCCGGCGTACCGCGTACCGTTCGGTCTCGATGACGTGCCGTGGGTGCATTTCGCTGCATTCGGCGACCTCGAGGCGGTCGAATCGATCCTCGCCTCTGGAGCGGCAAAGACCGTCATTCTGGAGCTGGTTCAGGGCGAAGAAGCTGGCATCCGGCCGGCCGGAGAGGCCTTCGCGCAGGGCCTCCGCAGCCTCTGCGATCAGCACGGGGCGTTGCTCATCGCCGACGAGGTCCAGACCGGATTCGGTCGCGTTGCTGACGGCCCGGACACCTGGTTCGCATCTCAACGCTTCGGTATCACGCCGGACATCATCGCCATCGGCAAGTCCTTCGGCGGCGGTTACCCGGTGACCGCGGTGGTCACGACCCAGGAAGTTTCCGCGGCCATGAAGGGCGGCTACGACGGCTCGACCTTCGGCGGCAATCCGATGGCCATGACCGCGGCTCTCATCGCCACACGCCAGATGAAATCGCTCGACCTCCCGGCGTGCTCCCATGCGCGGGGTCTGCAGATCGAGGCAGCATTGAACGCGCTCGGCTCGCCACGAGTCAAGGGATGGCGAGTGCTCGGCCTGATGGTGGGCATCGATCTCGAGAGTCCGGAGGCCGTGAGCACGGTGCAGAAGGCGATGATCGAGCGGGGCGTGCACTCCTCTCTCTCGACCGGCGCCACCATGCGGTGGATGCCACCGCTCGTGATCACCGAGGATCAGGTCGACAAGGTCATGCACGCTTTCGCCTGCGCCGTCGAAGAGATCTAGGCTCGAATCCCGGTCCACGGACTCGCCACGCGGAAGGAACAATTGTGAAAATCGTTCTCGCATACTCGGGAGGACTCGACACGTCGGTCATCCTGCACTGGCTCAAACAGACCTACAACGCCGAGGTCATCGCCTACACCGCGAACGTCGGGCAACTCGGTGAGAACATGGGC
This genomic window contains:
- a CDS encoding response regulator, which produces MRETTVCVLDDEPIVGDRLKPELEDDGYVVEVFTDSASALARLEQTCFDIFITDLKMEGVDGMGFLERVKEKCPASEVIVITGYGTLESAREALVKGAYDFITKPFRLGEILAVVKKARKRVRRK
- a CDS encoding TIGR02186 family protein — its product is MTSRTATRLLVSFVLVALPASVSAGPEPLEFEIAPQELRIGAFFAGRTVTLSGSAGESVDVAVEVFGPEEAGDFHLKGKVGPLWMNVERVELGHAPHLYLLLTSDDVRPGEELVGLGIGLKHVENKFTVRPENLDKEMIFEQFLKLKRSEDLYDECRGAVTYGSPNGGRRSFRAEFLLPSSTAPGAYEIVATGLSTDGSIGVTTRDFQVAEAGVIKAIHDFAFEHGLVYGIFCVVIALAVGGVMGVFFRRTGTH
- a CDS encoding sulfite exporter TauE/SafE family protein, which produces MSWHIYLPIAQHSVLLPVIVGLGFVVGLLSGLFGVGGGFLMTPLLIMIGIPPTVAAASDSNQIVAASASGTLAHYRLGNVDFRMGLYLLIGGVVGGFGGVQIIKVLRQLGHADFLIQITYVVMLGTVGSYMFLESLQGLRSAGKESAAPSGSKGSVYARLVRTLPFKTTFERSGIVLSPLVPLFLGAFVGVLAAIMGVGGGFIMVPVMVYLLRMPMHVVVGTSLFQILFTCATVTVMQAHSNRTVDFVLALLLLLGSTVGAQIGARLSKRLKADQLKIFLASLVLLVMLKMLVGLLLHPHVLLSPYGGD
- a CDS encoding HAMP domain-containing histidine kinase codes for the protein MTLQSRFNLFIFLGIFIFIVNITVVYFEITNFNHHLLDLEMIEELYENVLEIRRYEKNFLLYHDSDSVDSIHAHLQRAKTLVSEAPDQIRDAVAAEQIETIRKGLDDYSSLAELLRFNPATKLDDRTLKDLRNTGQQIVEETEQLMRSQRRQVAVAASNALRWPVITMGAMILLFMALARMTILKVVRPLAMIQEATEKVARGDYSPIPYGTSKTRVDYLVEAFNRMAQELEAREEQIIHSRKIASLGTLVSGVAHELNNPINNIVLTADVVNRRQGLTTDHCAAMMRDVLDQALRASEIVKNLLEFSRAHSVGHEELDIAALLRESLQISENHLALSRVSLHDEIADDLPHIVGSRQGLQQVFLNLITNAVHAMEDGGDLTVRGRRETEDRILIEFEDTGIGIPEEDLSRIFDPFFTTKEVGKGTGLGLSVSFGIIKKHGGRISVKSRTGEGTTFTIVLPAVGEIDPGPEA
- a CDS encoding GNAT family N-acetyltransferase, producing the protein MAPLRKHDMLARAATTDEIKMVWEDRWHGIVVSLNTVYSPSDVEGICLVDQLDDLVGLVTYHVDGPAGQIVTLDTIVRGRGFGRRLLEVAENKFHTLGLGRAWALMTNDNLRAAGLYLSRGYRLVRVHLDAVDRVREHKPKLPDKGYEGIPIRDLWEFEKLGPLGIPAP
- a CDS encoding arginine repressor (regulates arginine biosynthesis when complexed with arginine by binding at site that overlap the promotors of the arginine biosynthesis genes); this encodes MNKQARLDTIIDILSSHPVDGQQKLQTLLEGRGFAVSQSSLSRDLKQLGVQRQRTTDGLFAYVVPVDKPPATSEEAFRLRFRTSVTGVRRVEFLVLIFTPPGEAQLVGRLLDSASLPGLAGTLAGDDTVICVAASASEARSLESRFTKMLG
- a CDS encoding aminotransferase class III-fold pyridoxal phosphate-dependent enzyme, with product MSPYSHNLSVVKSGTGTQPSHSLLSALAADHSVHPERLNATLARIGEVLEIVNGGEASTAELFHRCREAAGHEHGLNQPMSPESALTVGAVLTTGLDSGQLEYLTELLWQSELSTDEVIDLHKRFKIPVSHLEDDLLPVKGDGALITDSKGAVYIDLDSNYSATNLGNANSEIALGLYNQASLLVSQKEDRIQVARARFLKEFQGMLPAGLECFYWQNSGGEAVDKSLKIAKAFTGNTGVIAFEGGFHGRTHGAVAVTHNPAYRVPFGLDDVPWVHFAAFGDLEAVESILASGAAKTVILELVQGEEAGIRPAGEAFAQGLRSLCDQHGALLIADEVQTGFGRVADGPDTWFASQRFGITPDIIAIGKSFGGGYPVTAVVTTQEVSAAMKGGYDGSTFGGNPMAMTAALIATRQMKSLDLPACSHARGLQIEAALNALGSPRVKGWRVLGLMVGIDLESPEAVSTVQKAMIERGVHSSLSTGATMRWMPPLVITEDQVDKVMHAFACAVEEI